One Candidatus Binataceae bacterium DNA window includes the following coding sequences:
- the aroB gene encoding 3-dehydroquinate synthase, which translates to MHTFRVKLGRDAHPVHVGAGTLEQTGRLARKAGLAAGRALIVTDVNVARLFGEPVAASLAEAGFAARTLEVAPGEQSKSFAALAQVFDAMVEAELDRASTVFALGGGVVGDLAGFAAATYMRGVALVQIPTTMIAQVDSSLGGKTAINHPRAKNLIGAFYQPRLIVADVKLLETLPDREFREGLAEVIKYGAIMDAPMIEELEQGLDAILHRDPAALERMVARSLHHKATIVASDAREGGLRKILNYGHTAGHALEASSGYGNYLHGEAVAIGMVAAGRLSQAFAGLSAAEAERLERLITRAGLPTAMPEGWRGEDFVRALRLDKKRTGDEVEFVLLDRIGDALTCKLSFEEIVANLG; encoded by the coding sequence ATGCACACCTTCCGCGTAAAACTGGGCCGCGACGCACATCCAGTTCACGTCGGCGCCGGGACGCTCGAGCAGACCGGACGGCTCGCGCGCAAGGCGGGCCTTGCCGCCGGACGAGCGCTGATCGTCACCGACGTAAACGTTGCGCGTCTTTTCGGCGAACCCGTGGCCGCCTCGCTTGCCGAGGCGGGCTTTGCCGCGCGGACCCTGGAGGTTGCGCCGGGAGAGCAGAGCAAATCTTTCGCGGCGCTCGCGCAAGTTTTCGACGCGATGGTCGAGGCGGAACTCGATCGCGCCAGCACCGTGTTTGCGCTCGGCGGCGGCGTGGTCGGCGACCTCGCCGGCTTCGCCGCGGCGACCTACATGCGCGGCGTGGCGTTGGTGCAAATCCCGACCACGATGATCGCGCAGGTCGATTCGTCCCTGGGCGGCAAGACCGCGATCAACCATCCACGGGCCAAGAACCTGATCGGCGCGTTCTACCAGCCGCGCCTGATCGTCGCCGACGTAAAACTGCTCGAGACGCTCCCCGATCGCGAATTTCGCGAGGGCCTGGCCGAGGTCATCAAGTACGGCGCGATCATGGATGCGCCGATGATCGAAGAACTGGAGCAGGGGCTCGACGCGATTTTGCATCGCGATCCTGCGGCGCTCGAGCGGATGGTCGCGCGCTCGCTGCATCATAAGGCGACTATCGTCGCGAGCGACGCGCGCGAGGGCGGCCTGCGCAAGATCCTGAACTATGGACACACGGCCGGGCACGCGCTCGAAGCGTCGTCGGGCTACGGCAATTACCTGCACGGCGAGGCGGTCGCGATCGGGATGGTGGCGGCGGGCCGGCTCTCGCAGGCGTTCGCGGGACTGAGCGCCGCCGAGGCCGAACGGCTCGAGCGGCTGATCACGCGGGCCGGCTTGCCGACCGCGATGCCCGAGGGATGGCGCGGCGAGGATTTCGTGCGCGCGCTGCGGCTCGACAAGAAGCGCACCGGCGACGAGGTCGAGTTCGTGCTGCTCGATCGCATCGGCGACGCGCTGACCTGCAAGCTGAGCTTCGAGGAGATTGTCGCCAACCTCGGCTGA
- the lspA gene encoding signal peptidase II: MTTALPEGPAQTARRARAATDWRRFAAMLGLVALPVFLLDQLVKVYIVRHLQLFEQIDVVPHWLAITYTLNSGAAFSLFATLGPAVRGIILDGLAAAAVVVLGVLLARGARPPIVSAAFALILGGAAGNLLDRVVRGRVVDFIYVHYYSWSYPVFNLADSAITIGVAIILLHSMFADDADA, from the coding sequence GTGACGACCGCGCTGCCCGAAGGGCCGGCGCAAACCGCGCGGCGCGCCCGCGCGGCGACGGATTGGCGCCGGTTCGCTGCGATGCTCGGGCTTGTCGCGCTGCCGGTCTTCTTGCTCGACCAGTTGGTCAAAGTTTACATCGTCAGGCATCTGCAGCTTTTCGAGCAGATCGACGTCGTGCCGCACTGGCTTGCGATCACTTACACTCTGAATTCGGGCGCCGCATTCAGCCTGTTTGCGACCCTGGGACCGGCTGTCCGCGGGATTATCCTCGACGGGCTCGCCGCGGCGGCGGTGGTGGTGCTCGGTGTGCTGCTCGCGCGCGGCGCGCGCCCCCCGATTGTGTCAGCGGCCTTTGCGCTGATCTTGGGCGGCGCGGCCGGCAATCTGCTCGATCGCGTCGTGCGCGGGCGCGTCGTCGATTTCATCTACGTTCATTACTACTCGTGGAGCTACCCGGTCTTTAATCTCGCCGACAGCGCCATCACGATCGGAGTCGCGATCATCCTGCTCCACTCGATGTTCGCAGACGACGCCGACGCCTGA
- a CDS encoding MMPL family transporter → MIVVYVALTGFFAVGVARIAHSFQAQTSVADLVPAHNPVTDVFKRYQSFSKPATVEILLKVRHGTIYTPQTLARIWRITRELDLVPGIDHVTLTSIASEKVRVIRPTPPGLSSEPVMTDKIPTTQAEAEAVQGRARHAAGVTGILVSPDEKATLIDAAFFEQGLDYAGVFERVHKMLAAESDPNVEFYTAGRVMLIAWVYRYGHQALWIFLLSLALIILAHIDYMRSLAGALTPIIAAAVSTIWGLGAGGWMGLNLEPLTVVVPVLLMARALSHSLQITRRYYEILYETHERVSGAAGALASMFAPAFLGIMCDVAGLYMICLAPIPIIQKLGVLCGTWSLLIIPSAVLLTPVLLALLPPPKDVSVFITHEVPSLSTRLIEPVQRVLAGLLTPRMRIVATAIALPAAALLAFVAISRPVGNVSIGSPLLWPDNEFNVAEREINANLAGTATLNVVWEGKLPRALYYSEVYDSMLRFQKAIERNHGAIATLSLADYIPYTGLILRGGNPKWLPIDLTGHDVGAYLFWTRTGHSLENFANIIEPNGTNGDVILWYKDLRASTVDQAMAQAKRAIAEVQPKPSPIYRIRLATGAVALQYALDHVVRAADLKILLYLLATIFVMCVLTYHSAVAAAMLLVPLLFAQFATDSVMYLRGVGLDVNTLPVVAVGLGVGIDYGIYLLSRICEEFQGAADGDVQAAVTRAVFTTGEATFFVAFTMVVGVLPWYFLSDLRFLAEMGLMLALVMAFNGLLAMSVLPLETVLIRPKFLGRVRLMERKG, encoded by the coding sequence GTGATCGTCGTATACGTGGCGCTGACGGGTTTTTTTGCCGTCGGCGTCGCGCGCATCGCGCACAGTTTCCAGGCCCAGACTTCGGTCGCCGACCTCGTCCCGGCGCACAATCCGGTCACCGACGTCTTCAAGCGCTACCAGAGTTTCAGCAAGCCGGCGACGGTCGAGATCCTGCTCAAGGTCAGGCACGGGACTATCTATACGCCGCAGACGCTCGCCCGCATCTGGCGCATCACGCGCGAGCTTGACCTGGTGCCCGGCATCGACCACGTCACCCTGACTTCGATCGCGAGCGAGAAAGTCCGCGTCATCCGGCCAACGCCGCCCGGACTCAGTTCCGAGCCCGTGATGACGGACAAAATCCCGACCACGCAGGCGGAGGCCGAGGCGGTGCAAGGGCGCGCCCGGCACGCCGCCGGCGTCACCGGAATCCTGGTTTCGCCCGACGAGAAGGCGACCCTGATCGATGCCGCGTTCTTCGAGCAAGGCCTCGACTATGCCGGCGTCTTCGAGCGCGTGCACAAGATGCTCGCGGCGGAGAGCGATCCGAACGTCGAGTTCTACACGGCCGGGCGCGTGATGCTGATCGCGTGGGTTTACCGCTATGGCCATCAGGCGCTGTGGATTTTCCTGCTTTCGCTCGCCCTGATCATTCTGGCCCACATCGACTACATGCGCAGCCTCGCCGGCGCGCTGACCCCGATTATCGCGGCCGCCGTATCGACCATCTGGGGGCTCGGCGCGGGCGGATGGATGGGGCTCAACCTCGAACCGCTGACCGTGGTGGTGCCGGTGCTGCTGATGGCGCGGGCGCTCAGCCACTCGCTGCAAATCACGCGGCGCTACTACGAGATTCTTTACGAGACCCATGAGCGCGTGTCCGGCGCGGCGGGCGCGCTGGCCTCGATGTTCGCGCCGGCTTTCCTCGGCATCATGTGCGACGTCGCGGGGCTCTACATGATTTGCCTCGCGCCGATTCCGATAATTCAGAAGCTCGGCGTGCTCTGCGGCACCTGGTCGCTCCTGATCATTCCCTCGGCGGTGCTGCTCACGCCGGTGCTGCTCGCCCTTCTACCGCCGCCCAAGGACGTAAGCGTCTTCATCACCCACGAAGTCCCCTCGCTCAGCACTCGGCTGATCGAGCCCGTGCAGCGGGTGCTGGCCGGATTGCTGACGCCGCGGATGCGGATTGTAGCGACGGCGATCGCGCTCCCGGCGGCGGCGCTGCTCGCGTTTGTGGCGATCAGCCGTCCGGTCGGCAACGTCTCGATCGGGAGCCCGCTGCTGTGGCCCGACAACGAATTCAACGTTGCCGAGCGCGAAATCAACGCCAATCTGGCCGGCACCGCGACCCTCAATGTGGTATGGGAGGGCAAGCTTCCGCGCGCGCTCTACTATTCCGAGGTGTACGACTCGATGCTTCGTTTCCAGAAGGCGATCGAGCGCAACCATGGCGCAATCGCAACGCTCTCGCTCGCGGACTACATCCCTTATACGGGTCTCATCCTGCGCGGCGGCAATCCCAAGTGGCTGCCGATCGATCTCACCGGCCATGACGTGGGCGCCTACCTGTTCTGGACCCGCACCGGACACTCGCTGGAAAACTTCGCCAACATAATCGAGCCCAACGGCACCAACGGCGACGTCATCCTGTGGTACAAGGACCTGCGCGCGAGCACGGTGGACCAGGCGATGGCGCAGGCCAAGCGCGCGATCGCCGAAGTGCAGCCCAAACCCTCGCCCATCTACCGCATCCGGCTTGCCACTGGCGCGGTGGCGCTGCAATACGCGCTCGACCACGTGGTGCGCGCGGCCGATCTGAAAATCCTTCTCTACCTGCTCGCGACCATCTTCGTGATGTGCGTGCTGACGTACCATTCGGCCGTCGCCGCTGCGATGCTGCTCGTGCCGCTGCTGTTCGCGCAGTTCGCCACTGATTCGGTGATGTATCTCCGCGGGGTCGGCCTCGACGTCAACACGCTGCCGGTCGTCGCGGTCGGGCTCGGCGTCGGCATCGACTACGGAATCTACCTGCTAAGCCGCATCTGCGAGGAGTTCCAGGGCGCGGCTGACGGCGACGTGCAGGCCGCAGTGACGCGCGCGGTTTTTACCACCGGCGAGGCGACCTTTTTCGTCGCCTTCACCATGGTGGTCGGCGTGCTGCCCTGGTATTTCCTCTCGGACCTGCGATTCCTCGCCGAGATGGGCCTGATGCTGGCGCTGGTGATGGCCTTCAACGGACTGCTCGCGATGAGCGTGCTGCCGCTTGAGACCGTGCTCATCCGGCCGAAGTTCCTCGGCCGCGTTAGGCTGATGGAACGCAAGGGATAA
- a CDS encoding helix-turn-helix domain-containing protein — protein sequence MMNNRVFNRTTMPDLDTVTQRVMTVQDVSAYLRVHPSTVYRLLKRNELPAFRVGSDWRFNVEAIDRWRSQMEAGAQVLDK from the coding sequence ATGATGAACAATCGCGTATTCAATCGAACGACGATGCCGGATCTCGACACGGTAACGCAGCGCGTCATGACCGTGCAGGACGTTTCGGCCTACCTGCGCGTTCACCCGTCAACCGTTTACCGTCTGCTCAAGCGCAACGAATTGCCGGCGTTCCGCGTCGGCAGCGACTGGCGCTTTAACGTCGAGGCCATCGACCGCTGGCGATCGCAGATGGAAGCGGGCGCTCAAGTGCTCGACAAATAA
- a CDS encoding shikimate kinase, protein MAPKLILTGFMATGKSAVGRAVAARLGWRLRDSDAELVARAGKPIPAIFAEHGEAYFRALEREVIAALADEPALCPQCGEPRPAVISTGGGALVDERNYLALKRAGVIVCLSARPEVIAERVRRAPHKRPKLLEGGQPLEARINELLEERRAAYARADYTVDTSDLSVAESAERVLEIFSRHGGRRHRCTPSA, encoded by the coding sequence ATGGCTCCGAAGTTGATCCTTACGGGCTTCATGGCGACGGGCAAGAGCGCGGTGGGCCGCGCGGTCGCGGCGCGCCTGGGATGGAGGCTGCGCGACAGCGACGCCGAACTGGTGGCGCGGGCGGGCAAGCCGATTCCGGCAATCTTCGCCGAACACGGCGAGGCGTACTTTCGCGCGCTGGAGCGCGAGGTAATCGCCGCGCTGGCTGACGAACCGGCGCTGTGTCCGCAATGCGGCGAGCCGCGGCCCGCGGTTATCTCGACCGGCGGCGGCGCGCTGGTCGATGAACGCAACTACCTCGCGCTCAAGCGCGCGGGCGTGATCGTGTGTCTGAGCGCGCGCCCCGAGGTGATCGCGGAGCGCGTGCGGCGCGCTCCGCACAAGCGGCCCAAGCTGCTCGAGGGTGGCCAGCCGCTGGAAGCGCGGATCAACGAACTCCTTGAAGAACGGCGCGCGGCCTACGCGCGCGCCGATTATACCGTGGACACATCCGATCTTTCGGTTGCCGAGTCGGCCGAACGCGTACTCGAGATCTTCAGCCGGCACGGCGGAAGGAGACATCGATGCACACCTTCCGCGTAA
- the aroC gene encoding chorismate synthase: MLRFLTAGESHGPELVAVVEGYPAGFDIDLAKVNHDLARRQKGYGRGGRMAIERDEVRVVSGVRFGRSMGSPITLIVENHDFKNWVKRMSVDPADRGAAEPVTRPRPGHADLAGVLKYNLDDVRDVLERASARETTMRVAVGALAKLLLEPFGITTLGYVASIGSTEARTPIDMSIEDLARVTEASQVRVADPDAERAIIAEIDECKKTGDTLGGVVEVVATGLPVGLGSHVQWDRKLDGRLAHVLLSLQAVKGVELGLGFRAAAMRGSALHDEIAYDAGARRFIRNSNNSGGTEGGMTTGEPLRVRVAFKPLSTLMRPLRSADIRTKAESVGNTERSDVCAIPAAAVIAEAVVAFELANAFVEKFGGDSRTEIARNYQGYLEQVRNF; encoded by the coding sequence ATGCTGCGTTTCCTCACGGCCGGCGAGTCGCACGGCCCCGAACTGGTCGCGGTGGTCGAAGGCTACCCCGCCGGTTTCGATATCGACCTCGCGAAGGTCAACCACGACCTCGCGCGCCGCCAGAAAGGCTACGGGCGGGGCGGACGGATGGCGATCGAGCGCGACGAGGTGCGAGTGGTTTCGGGCGTGCGCTTCGGGCGCTCGATGGGCAGTCCGATCACGCTCATCGTCGAGAATCACGACTTCAAAAACTGGGTCAAGCGGATGTCCGTCGATCCCGCCGACCGCGGGGCGGCCGAGCCGGTCACGCGGCCGCGCCCCGGCCATGCCGACCTCGCAGGCGTGCTCAAATACAACCTCGACGATGTACGCGACGTGCTCGAACGCGCCTCGGCCCGCGAGACCACGATGCGGGTTGCGGTGGGCGCGCTCGCCAAGCTGCTGCTCGAGCCTTTCGGCATCACCACGCTCGGCTACGTCGCAAGTATCGGCTCGACCGAGGCGCGAACGCCCATCGACATGAGTATTGAGGATCTGGCGCGGGTGACCGAGGCCTCGCAGGTGCGCGTCGCCGATCCCGACGCCGAGCGCGCGATAATCGCCGAGATCGACGAGTGCAAAAAAACCGGCGACACGCTGGGCGGCGTGGTCGAGGTGGTTGCCACCGGATTGCCGGTCGGGCTGGGCAGCCACGTGCAATGGGATCGCAAGCTCGACGGGCGCCTCGCGCACGTGCTGCTGAGCCTGCAGGCGGTCAAGGGCGTCGAGCTGGGGCTGGGCTTTCGCGCTGCTGCGATGCGCGGCTCGGCGCTGCACGACGAAATCGCGTACGACGCCGGCGCGCGCCGCTTCATCCGCAACTCCAACAATTCGGGCGGCACCGAAGGCGGGATGACCACCGGCGAACCGCTGCGCGTGCGCGTCGCGTTCAAACCGCTGTCCACCCTGATGCGGCCGCTGCGCTCGGCCGACATCCGCACCAAGGCCGAGTCGGTCGGCAATACCGAGCGCTCCGACGTTTGCGCGATTCCGGCCGCCGCGGTTATCGCCGAGGCGGTGGTCGCGTTCGAACTGGCCAACGCCTTCGTGGAAAAGTTCGGCGGCGATTCGCGGACCGAGATCGCGCGCAACTACCAGGGCTACCTCGAGCAGGTGCGCAATTTTTGA